A section of the Scleropages formosus chromosome 16, fSclFor1.1, whole genome shotgun sequence genome encodes:
- the LOC108929975 gene encoding LOW QUALITY PROTEIN: CD48 antigen-like (The sequence of the model RefSeq protein was modified relative to this genomic sequence to represent the inferred CDS: inserted 1 base in 1 codon) has translation MFGVVTVAVMNKVKSSLVVLFLSIADLLHGLALVERRQLTAMKGRSITLEAGTAELRRDSHVVWLFGSPEPTTVMAALFDGRSSTDYSDRFGDRLQLDTRTVSLTLSNLSTGDTGIYQLKLLKGDLPVATFTLSVYDHVSKPQMISLWSNDTCRVLCSVENDRDVTLXLNQTSSPHLNTTLSLPLDIEEQDSDTYSCVSSNPVSTQSERLDTETLC, from the exons ATGTTTGGGGTCGTGACCGTAGCGGTTATGAACAAGGTGAAGAGCAGTCTCGTGGTTCTCTTCCTGTCCATTGCAGACCTTCTCCACGGCCTCGCGCTTGTAGAAAGAAGGCAGCTGACAGCAATGAAGGGCAGGTCCATCACCCTCGAGGCCGGCACCGCAGAGCTGCGGAGGGACTCGCACGTGGTCTGGTTGTTCGGCTCGCCAGAACCCACCACGGTGATGGCCGCGCTCTTCGACGGACGGAGCTCCACGGACTACAGCGACAGGTTTGGGGACAGACTGCAGCTCGACACCAGGACAGTGTCCCTCACGCTGAGCAACCTGTCCACCGGCGACACCGGGATTTACCAGCTGAAGCTGCTGAAGGGAGACCTTCCTGTGGCAACGTTCACCTTGTCTGTGTACG ACCATGTGTCCAAACCTCAGATGATATCACTGTGGAGCAATGACACCTGCAGGGTACTGTGTTCAGTGGAGAACGACAGAGATGTGACCC TCCTGAACCAGACCAGCAGTCCTCATCTCAACAccaccctctctctccctctggaCATAGAGGAGCAGGACAGTGACACCTACAGCTGTGTGTCCTCCAACCCAGTGAGCACACAGAGCGAGAGGCTGGACACTGAGACGCTCTGCTAA
- the LOC108930001 gene encoding matrix remodeling-associated protein 8-like isoform X3: MVVRVRVKGSMCFKYALFRVKDFKMHPSTTCTALTFLLVLVQLSESNGLEPVTADVKSSALLPCTGTAHRGQAEVKWTSSGDPVFVYHQGKLTTGPGFKNRVHLSKEEIEGGNFSLIISPVEYSDKGLYSCFYNNEWLHDVRLDVVVPTVVSVPVGDPVKLHCYADINRQTEDSQLDVRWKKEGKLVLHLHSGLVTQGSGFKNRVDVSKEDIRKGDLSLILNDTRLSDQGHYQCFYNDLTGCLGRVTLNIAAHEDTLTVSGGQSIILLLRSTEPARVQFFSTGHWIPPVLALALVAVVVLVLAVCWYCRRRTQRPHFPAQETLRMNLQSLTNGECSDHCLDPTQSASETIKISVPESTAEIDNYSSESISGEKRSTEPFVNDALLSGSSRHSGRVEAGHF; the protein is encoded by the exons ATGGTGGTGCGTGTCCGAGTGAAG GGCTCCATGTGTTTCAAGTATGCTTTGTTCCGTGTGAAGGATTTCAAAATGCACCCAAGCACCACCTGCACTGCGCTCACTTTCCTGCTTGTGTTAG TTCAGCTCTCAGAATCTAATGGACTGGAACCTGTAACTGCTGATGTGAAAAGCTCTGCCCTCCTGCCCTGCACTGGCACCGCCCACAGGGGTCAGGCAGAGGTGAAATGGACAAGCAGTGGAGACCCTGTCTTTGTTTACCACCAGGGGAAGCTCACCACAGGTCCTGGGTTCAAGAACAGAGTCCATCTGTCCAAGGAGGAGATTGAGGGTGGAAACTTCTCCCTCATCATCAGTCCTGTTGAATACAGCGATAAAGGTCTTTACAGTTGCTTCTACAACAATGAATGGCTTCATGATGTCAGACTGGATGTTGTTG TGCCTACGGTGGTCTCTGTACCAGTAGGGGACCCCGTCAAACTCCACTGTTATGCCGACatcaacagacagacagaagacaGCCAGCTTGATGTGCGTTGGAAGAAGGAGGGAAAACTTGTTCTGCACCTTCATTCTGGGTTGGTCACTCAGGGCTCTGGGTTCAAAAACAGAGTCGATGTGTCTAAAGAGGACATCCGAAAGGGCGACCTGTCATTGATCTTGAACGATACACGTCTCTCGGATCAAGGACACTACCAGTGTTTCTACAACGACCTGACGGGATGTCTCGGCAGGGTCACTCTCAACATTGCAG CCCATGAGGACACCCTCACTGTCTCAGGCGGTCAGTCCATCATCCTGCTGCTCCGCTCTACAGAACCAGCAAGAGTCCAATTCTTCAGTACCG GACATTGGATACCACCGGTATTGGCACTGGCACTGGTGGCTGTGGTAGTCTTGGTTTTGGCAGTGTGCTGGTATTGCAGACGAAGAACCCAAAGACCACACTTCCCAGCACAGGAGACCCTGCGAATGAACTTGCAGAGCCTGACCAATGGGGAGTGTTCAGATCACTGCTTGGACCCCACACAGAGCGCCAGCGAAACCATCAAGATATCAGTCCCTGAGTCAACCGCTGAAATTGACAACTATTCCTCAGAGAGTATAAGTGGTGAAAAACGCTCCACTGAGCCCTTTGTCAATGACGCCCTACTGTCGGGGAGCTCCAGACACTCTGGGAGGGTGGAAGCAGGGCATTTCTAG
- the LOC108930001 gene encoding uncharacterized protein LOC108930001 isoform X2: MVGSMCFKYALFRVKDFKMHPSTTCTALTFLLVLVQLSESNGLEPVTADVKSSALLPCTGTAHRGQAEVKWTSSGDPVFVYHQGKLTTGPGFKNRVHLSKEEIEGGNFSLIISPVEYSDKGLYSCFYNNEWLHDVRLDVVVPTVVSVPVGDPVKLHCYADINRQTEDSQLDVRWKKEGKLVLHLHSGLVTQGSGFKNRVDVSKEDIRKGDLSLILNDTRLSDQGHYQCFYNDLTGCLGRVTLNIAAHEDTLTVSGGQSIILLLRSTEPARVQFFSTGNQSTGVSVCVVEGGLPWCEAQYHHRVSIQNGSFQLHHASPSDSGVYRVIDQRTNITISSTTVSVSPSEQSSQGHWIPPVLALALVAVVVLVLAVCWYCRRRTQRPHFPAQETLRMNLQSLTNGECSDHCLDPTQSASETIKISVPESTAEIDNYSSESISGEKRSTEPFVNDALLSGSSRHSGRVEAGHF; encoded by the exons ATGGTG GGCTCCATGTGTTTCAAGTATGCTTTGTTCCGTGTGAAGGATTTCAAAATGCACCCAAGCACCACCTGCACTGCGCTCACTTTCCTGCTTGTGTTAG TTCAGCTCTCAGAATCTAATGGACTGGAACCTGTAACTGCTGATGTGAAAAGCTCTGCCCTCCTGCCCTGCACTGGCACCGCCCACAGGGGTCAGGCAGAGGTGAAATGGACAAGCAGTGGAGACCCTGTCTTTGTTTACCACCAGGGGAAGCTCACCACAGGTCCTGGGTTCAAGAACAGAGTCCATCTGTCCAAGGAGGAGATTGAGGGTGGAAACTTCTCCCTCATCATCAGTCCTGTTGAATACAGCGATAAAGGTCTTTACAGTTGCTTCTACAACAATGAATGGCTTCATGATGTCAGACTGGATGTTGTTG TGCCTACGGTGGTCTCTGTACCAGTAGGGGACCCCGTCAAACTCCACTGTTATGCCGACatcaacagacagacagaagacaGCCAGCTTGATGTGCGTTGGAAGAAGGAGGGAAAACTTGTTCTGCACCTTCATTCTGGGTTGGTCACTCAGGGCTCTGGGTTCAAAAACAGAGTCGATGTGTCTAAAGAGGACATCCGAAAGGGCGACCTGTCATTGATCTTGAACGATACACGTCTCTCGGATCAAGGACACTACCAGTGTTTCTACAACGACCTGACGGGATGTCTCGGCAGGGTCACTCTCAACATTGCAG CCCATGAGGACACCCTCACTGTCTCAGGCGGTCAGTCCATCATCCTGCTGCTCCGCTCTACAGAACCAGCAAGAGTCCAATTCTTCAGTACCGGTAACCAGTCGActggtgtttctgtgtgtgtggtggaagGAGGTTTACCATGGTGTGAGGCACAGTACCACCACAGGGTGTCCATCCAGAATGGGAGTTTCCAATTGCACCATGCGTCACCATCTGACAGTGGTGTGTACAGAGTCATAGACCAAAGGACCAACATCACCATAAGCAGCACCACTGTCAGTGTTTCTCCATCAGAGCAGTCGTCTCAAG GACATTGGATACCACCGGTATTGGCACTGGCACTGGTGGCTGTGGTAGTCTTGGTTTTGGCAGTGTGCTGGTATTGCAGACGAAGAACCCAAAGACCACACTTCCCAGCACAGGAGACCCTGCGAATGAACTTGCAGAGCCTGACCAATGGGGAGTGTTCAGATCACTGCTTGGACCCCACACAGAGCGCCAGCGAAACCATCAAGATATCAGTCCCTGAGTCAACCGCTGAAATTGACAACTATTCCTCAGAGAGTATAAGTGGTGAAAAACGCTCCACTGAGCCCTTTGTCAATGACGCCCTACTGTCGGGGAGCTCCAGACACTCTGGGAGGGTGGAAGCAGGGCATTTCTAG
- the LOC108930001 gene encoding uncharacterized protein LOC108930001 isoform X1, producing MVVRVRVKGSMCFKYALFRVKDFKMHPSTTCTALTFLLVLVQLSESNGLEPVTADVKSSALLPCTGTAHRGQAEVKWTSSGDPVFVYHQGKLTTGPGFKNRVHLSKEEIEGGNFSLIISPVEYSDKGLYSCFYNNEWLHDVRLDVVVPTVVSVPVGDPVKLHCYADINRQTEDSQLDVRWKKEGKLVLHLHSGLVTQGSGFKNRVDVSKEDIRKGDLSLILNDTRLSDQGHYQCFYNDLTGCLGRVTLNIAAHEDTLTVSGGQSIILLLRSTEPARVQFFSTGNQSTGVSVCVVEGGLPWCEAQYHHRVSIQNGSFQLHHASPSDSGVYRVIDQRTNITISSTTVSVSPSEQSSQGHWIPPVLALALVAVVVLVLAVCWYCRRRTQRPHFPAQETLRMNLQSLTNGECSDHCLDPTQSASETIKISVPESTAEIDNYSSESISGEKRSTEPFVNDALLSGSSRHSGRVEAGHF from the exons ATGGTGGTGCGTGTCCGAGTGAAG GGCTCCATGTGTTTCAAGTATGCTTTGTTCCGTGTGAAGGATTTCAAAATGCACCCAAGCACCACCTGCACTGCGCTCACTTTCCTGCTTGTGTTAG TTCAGCTCTCAGAATCTAATGGACTGGAACCTGTAACTGCTGATGTGAAAAGCTCTGCCCTCCTGCCCTGCACTGGCACCGCCCACAGGGGTCAGGCAGAGGTGAAATGGACAAGCAGTGGAGACCCTGTCTTTGTTTACCACCAGGGGAAGCTCACCACAGGTCCTGGGTTCAAGAACAGAGTCCATCTGTCCAAGGAGGAGATTGAGGGTGGAAACTTCTCCCTCATCATCAGTCCTGTTGAATACAGCGATAAAGGTCTTTACAGTTGCTTCTACAACAATGAATGGCTTCATGATGTCAGACTGGATGTTGTTG TGCCTACGGTGGTCTCTGTACCAGTAGGGGACCCCGTCAAACTCCACTGTTATGCCGACatcaacagacagacagaagacaGCCAGCTTGATGTGCGTTGGAAGAAGGAGGGAAAACTTGTTCTGCACCTTCATTCTGGGTTGGTCACTCAGGGCTCTGGGTTCAAAAACAGAGTCGATGTGTCTAAAGAGGACATCCGAAAGGGCGACCTGTCATTGATCTTGAACGATACACGTCTCTCGGATCAAGGACACTACCAGTGTTTCTACAACGACCTGACGGGATGTCTCGGCAGGGTCACTCTCAACATTGCAG CCCATGAGGACACCCTCACTGTCTCAGGCGGTCAGTCCATCATCCTGCTGCTCCGCTCTACAGAACCAGCAAGAGTCCAATTCTTCAGTACCGGTAACCAGTCGActggtgtttctgtgtgtgtggtggaagGAGGTTTACCATGGTGTGAGGCACAGTACCACCACAGGGTGTCCATCCAGAATGGGAGTTTCCAATTGCACCATGCGTCACCATCTGACAGTGGTGTGTACAGAGTCATAGACCAAAGGACCAACATCACCATAAGCAGCACCACTGTCAGTGTTTCTCCATCAGAGCAGTCGTCTCAAG GACATTGGATACCACCGGTATTGGCACTGGCACTGGTGGCTGTGGTAGTCTTGGTTTTGGCAGTGTGCTGGTATTGCAGACGAAGAACCCAAAGACCACACTTCCCAGCACAGGAGACCCTGCGAATGAACTTGCAGAGCCTGACCAATGGGGAGTGTTCAGATCACTGCTTGGACCCCACACAGAGCGCCAGCGAAACCATCAAGATATCAGTCCCTGAGTCAACCGCTGAAATTGACAACTATTCCTCAGAGAGTATAAGTGGTGAAAAACGCTCCACTGAGCCCTTTGTCAATGACGCCCTACTGTCGGGGAGCTCCAGACACTCTGGGAGGGTGGAAGCAGGGCATTTCTAG